A genomic stretch from Salvelinus alpinus chromosome 38, SLU_Salpinus.1, whole genome shotgun sequence includes:
- the LOC139566358 gene encoding glycerol-3-phosphate dehydrogenase [NAD(+)], cytoplasmic-like, translated as MPAKKVCIVGSGNWGSAIAKIVGHNAKGSNRFDPIVNMWVFEEMIDGKKLTEIINTEHENVKYLPGHKLPKNVVAVPEVTEAVKGASILIFVIPHQFIGRLCDQMKPHLTQGTIGISLIKGIDEGPEGLKLISDIIREKLEIEVSVLMGANIANEVADEKFCETTIGAKNEANGHIFKELLQTPNFRITVVQESDTVELCGALKNIVAVGAGFCDGLGFGDNTKAAVIRLGLMEMIAFTKLFCKGQVSSVTFLESCGVADLITTCYGGRNRKVAEAFAKTSKSIEELEAEMLNGQKLQGPQTSAEVFKILKKRDMINKFPLFASVYQICFEGKAVQEFITCLQSHPEHM; from the exons ATGCCTGCTAAGAAAGTGTGCATCGTTGGATCTGGAAACTG GGGCTCAGCGATAGCCAAAATCGTCGGTCACAATGCAAAGGGATCCAACAGGTTTGACCCCATTGTCAACATGTGGGTGTTTGAAGAGATGATCGATGGCAAAAAGTTAACAGAAATCATCAACACAGAGCATGAGAACGTCAAATACCTACCGGGTCACAAGCTTCCCAAAAATGTG GTTGCTGTCCCAGAAGTCACAGAAGCGGTGAAAGGGGCCAGCATACTGATCTTTGTCATTCCACATCAGTTCATTGGGAGGCTATGTGATCAGATGAAACCTCATCTTACACAGGGAACCATTGGGATATCCCTCATCAAA GGCATCGATGAAGGCCCAGAGGGCTTGAAGCTCATCTCTGACATCATCCGTGAGAAACTGGAAATTGAGGTTAGCGTCCTGATGGGGGCCAACATTGCCAACGAAGTGGCTGATGAGAAGTTCTGTGAGACCACAATTG GAGCTAAGAACGAAGCAAACGGACATATCTTTAAAGAGCTGCTGCAGACTCCCAACTTCAGGATCACCGTGGTGCAGGAGAGTGACACAGTAGAACTCTGTGGGGCTCTCAAG AATATTGTAGCGGTGGGCGCTGGGTTCTGTGACGGTCTGGGCTTTGGGGACAACACCAAGGCTGCGGTGATCCGGCTGGGGCTGATGGAGATGATCGCCTTCACCAAGCTGTTCTGTAAGGGCCAGGTGTCCTCCGTGACCTTCCTGGAGAGCTGTGGGGTCGCCGACCTGATCACCACCTGCTACGGGGGGCGCAACCGCAAGGTGGCCGAGGCCTTCGCCAAGACGTCCAAG TCTATTGAAGAGCTAGAGGCTGAGATGCTCAATGGCCAGAAGCTGCAAGGCCCACAAACCTCTGCTGAGGTGTTCAAAATTCTCAAGAAGAGAGACATGATCAACAA GTTTCCGTTGTTTGCCTCTGTGTACCAGATCTGCTTTGAGGGCAAAGCTGTGCAGGAGTTTATCACATGTCTGCAGAGCCACCCTGAACATATGTGA
- the LOC139566353 gene encoding oxysterol-binding protein-related protein 11-like isoform X2, with the protein MTGIYAGGSSMGDHMENIDGYLMKYTNLVTGWQYRFFVLNNEAGLLEYFVNEQSRPQKPRGTLPLAGAVISPSDEDSHTFTVNAISGEQYKLRATDAKERQHWVSRLQICTQHHTEAMGKSNPPPKSRSYSMASQGSASSPLSQRRPSQLQNQNAASFFSMTQLHKGSSLYSSKRSLLPDHLLDAREMMTQAQGQHRDLIQTIEGLPPAAGPLSPLDQDLLMLKATSMATMNCLNDCLHILQLQQLARQRSSLGGPTIEWLEPKLPDILKNGGPLDSFSTKGGLLEGGLLELSATEPCSFSGEEIDGEDEVEDAFTEKEEELVAVEEERSVVLHLLSQLKLGMDLTRVVLPTFILEKRSLLEMYADFMSHPDLFVAITDGQGPEERMVRFVEYYLTSFHEGRKDAIAKKPYNPIIGESFHCSWKVPRSGEPAKDAPSLSSPPQGSPTTEGEDSSYQLRFVAEQVSHHPPVSGFYAECLERRMCVNTHVWTKSKFMGMSIGVSMIGEGCLYLLEHDEEYMFTLPCAYARSILTVPWVELGGKVNVNCTKSGYSAVITFQTKPFYGGKLHKVTAEVKHNATNAVVCRVQGEWNGVLEFSYQNGDTRMVDVTKLPVTKKRVRPNDKQGPTESRRLWQHVTESLRQKDIEKATEYKRILEERQRTEERHRTETETPWRTRYFESEGEGWMYHKPLWKTPTLKT; encoded by the exons ATGACTGGAATATATGCTGGCGGTAGCTCGATGGG TGACCACATGGAAAATATTGATGGTTACCTGATGAAATACACCAACCTGGTAACAGGATGGCAATATAG GTTCTTTGTCCTCAACAATGAGGCAGGGTTGTTGGAGTACTTTGTCAATGAGCAGTCCAGGCCCCAGAAACCTCGCGGGACACTCCCCTTGGCAGGGGCGGTCATATCCCCCAGCGACGAGGACTCCCACACCTTCACGGTCAATGCCATAAGTGGGGAACAATACAAGCTCcgag CCACGGATGCCAAAGAGAGACAGCATTGGGTGAGCCGGCTGCAGATCTGCACGCAACACCACACTGAGGCCATGGGGAAG AGTAACCCTCCGCCCAAGTCTCGCAGCTACTCCATGGCGTCTCAAGGGAGCGCCAGCTCGCCCCTGTCCCAGCGCAGGCCGAGCCAGCTCCAGAACCAGAACGCTGCCTCCTTCTTCAGCATGACTCAGCTCCACAAGGGCTCCTCGCTGTACTCCTCCAAGAGGTCCCTGCTGCCCGACCATCTGCTTGACGCCAGAGAG ATGATGACCCAGGCCCAGGGCCAGCACCGAGACCTGATCCAGACCATCGAGGGCCTGCCCCCGGCCGCGGGCCCCCTCTCCCCGCTGGACCAGGACCTGCTGATGCTCAAGGCCACCTCCATGGCCACCATGAACTGCCTCAACGATTGCCTGCACATCCTGCAGCTGCAGCAGCTGGCCCGCCAGAGGAGCTCCCTGGGAG GGCCCACAATCGAGTGGCTGGAGCCCAAGCTGCCGGACATCCTGAAGAACGGCGGGCCCTTGGACAGCTTCAGCACCAAGGGAGGGCTGCTGGAGGGCGGCCTCCTGGAGCTGAGTGCCACGGAGCCCTGCAGTTTCTCTGGG GAGGAGATTGACGGGGAGGACGAGGTGGAGGACGCATTCACGGAAAAGGAGGAGGAACTGGTGGCGGTGGAGGAGGAGCGCAGTGTTGTCCTACACCTGCTCTCGCAGCTCAAGCTGGGGATGGACCTCACGCGG GTGGTGCTGCCCACCTTCATCCTGGAGAAGCGCTCCTTGCTAGAGATGTACGCTGACTTCATGTCCCACCCGGACCTGTTCGTAGCCATCACAGACGGCCAAGGGCCCGAGGAGCGCATGGTGCGCTTCGTCGAGTACTACCTCACCTCCTTCCACGAAGGCCGCAAGGACGCCATCGCCAAGAAGCCCTACAACCCCATCATCGGCGAGAGCTTCCACTGCTCCTGGAAGGTGCCCAGGTCCGGGGAACCCGCCAAGGATGCcccctcgctctcctctcctccccagggaAGCCCCACCACCGAGGGGGAGGACAGCAGTTACCAGTTGCGCTTCGTGGCTGAGCaggtgtcccaccacccgcccgTGTCGGGCTTCTATGCCGAGTGCCTCGAGAGGCGGATGTGCGTCAACACCCACGTGTGGACCAAGAGCAAGTTCATGGGCATGTCCATCGGGGTGTCCATGATCGGGGAAG GCTGCCTGTACCTGCTGGAGCATGACGAGGAGTACATGTTCACGCTGCCCTGTGCCTACGCCCGTTCCATCCTTACCGTGCCCTGGGTGGAATTGGGGGGAAAGGTAAATGTGAACTGCACCAAGTCGGGATACTCCGCAGTCATCACCTTCCAGACCAAGCCCTTCTACGGAGGCAAACTGCACAA GGTGACGGCGGAGGTAAAGCACAACGCCACCAACGCCGTGGTGTGCCGCGTGCAGGGCGAGTGGAACGGCGTGCTCGAGTTCAGCTACCAGAATGGCGACACGCGCATGGTGGACGTCACCAAGCTGCCCGTCACCAAGAAGCGCGTGCGCCCCAACGACAAGCAAGGACCAACTGAATCAAG GCGCCTGTGGCAGCACGTGACTGAGTCGCTGCGTCAGAAGGACATTGAGAAGGCCACGGAGTACAAGAGgatcctggaggagagacagaggaccgAGGAGAGACACCGCACTGAGACCGAGACCCCATGGAGGACCAGATATTTTGAAAGCGAG
- the LOC139566353 gene encoding oxysterol-binding protein-related protein 11-like isoform X1, protein MTMQGETATAIRISDSEGKLDVFPQKGTPGSSGRGSSKGWQYSDHMENIDGYLMKYTNLVTGWQYRFFVLNNEAGLLEYFVNEQSRPQKPRGTLPLAGAVISPSDEDSHTFTVNAISGEQYKLRATDAKERQHWVSRLQICTQHHTEAMGKSNPPPKSRSYSMASQGSASSPLSQRRPSQLQNQNAASFFSMTQLHKGSSLYSSKRSLLPDHLLDAREMMTQAQGQHRDLIQTIEGLPPAAGPLSPLDQDLLMLKATSMATMNCLNDCLHILQLQQLARQRSSLGGPTIEWLEPKLPDILKNGGPLDSFSTKGGLLEGGLLELSATEPCSFSGEEIDGEDEVEDAFTEKEEELVAVEEERSVVLHLLSQLKLGMDLTRVVLPTFILEKRSLLEMYADFMSHPDLFVAITDGQGPEERMVRFVEYYLTSFHEGRKDAIAKKPYNPIIGESFHCSWKVPRSGEPAKDAPSLSSPPQGSPTTEGEDSSYQLRFVAEQVSHHPPVSGFYAECLERRMCVNTHVWTKSKFMGMSIGVSMIGEGCLYLLEHDEEYMFTLPCAYARSILTVPWVELGGKVNVNCTKSGYSAVITFQTKPFYGGKLHKVTAEVKHNATNAVVCRVQGEWNGVLEFSYQNGDTRMVDVTKLPVTKKRVRPNDKQGPTESRRLWQHVTESLRQKDIEKATEYKRILEERQRTEERHRTETETPWRTRYFESEGEGWMYHKPLWKTPTLKT, encoded by the exons ATGACTATGCAAGGGGAAACCGCCACGGCAATACGAATATCGGACAGTGAAGGGAAACTGGATGTCTTTCCCCAGAAAGGGACGCCTGGTAGTTCTGGGAGAGGGAGTTCTAAAGGCTGGCAGTACAG TGACCACATGGAAAATATTGATGGTTACCTGATGAAATACACCAACCTGGTAACAGGATGGCAATATAG GTTCTTTGTCCTCAACAATGAGGCAGGGTTGTTGGAGTACTTTGTCAATGAGCAGTCCAGGCCCCAGAAACCTCGCGGGACACTCCCCTTGGCAGGGGCGGTCATATCCCCCAGCGACGAGGACTCCCACACCTTCACGGTCAATGCCATAAGTGGGGAACAATACAAGCTCcgag CCACGGATGCCAAAGAGAGACAGCATTGGGTGAGCCGGCTGCAGATCTGCACGCAACACCACACTGAGGCCATGGGGAAG AGTAACCCTCCGCCCAAGTCTCGCAGCTACTCCATGGCGTCTCAAGGGAGCGCCAGCTCGCCCCTGTCCCAGCGCAGGCCGAGCCAGCTCCAGAACCAGAACGCTGCCTCCTTCTTCAGCATGACTCAGCTCCACAAGGGCTCCTCGCTGTACTCCTCCAAGAGGTCCCTGCTGCCCGACCATCTGCTTGACGCCAGAGAG ATGATGACCCAGGCCCAGGGCCAGCACCGAGACCTGATCCAGACCATCGAGGGCCTGCCCCCGGCCGCGGGCCCCCTCTCCCCGCTGGACCAGGACCTGCTGATGCTCAAGGCCACCTCCATGGCCACCATGAACTGCCTCAACGATTGCCTGCACATCCTGCAGCTGCAGCAGCTGGCCCGCCAGAGGAGCTCCCTGGGAG GGCCCACAATCGAGTGGCTGGAGCCCAAGCTGCCGGACATCCTGAAGAACGGCGGGCCCTTGGACAGCTTCAGCACCAAGGGAGGGCTGCTGGAGGGCGGCCTCCTGGAGCTGAGTGCCACGGAGCCCTGCAGTTTCTCTGGG GAGGAGATTGACGGGGAGGACGAGGTGGAGGACGCATTCACGGAAAAGGAGGAGGAACTGGTGGCGGTGGAGGAGGAGCGCAGTGTTGTCCTACACCTGCTCTCGCAGCTCAAGCTGGGGATGGACCTCACGCGG GTGGTGCTGCCCACCTTCATCCTGGAGAAGCGCTCCTTGCTAGAGATGTACGCTGACTTCATGTCCCACCCGGACCTGTTCGTAGCCATCACAGACGGCCAAGGGCCCGAGGAGCGCATGGTGCGCTTCGTCGAGTACTACCTCACCTCCTTCCACGAAGGCCGCAAGGACGCCATCGCCAAGAAGCCCTACAACCCCATCATCGGCGAGAGCTTCCACTGCTCCTGGAAGGTGCCCAGGTCCGGGGAACCCGCCAAGGATGCcccctcgctctcctctcctccccagggaAGCCCCACCACCGAGGGGGAGGACAGCAGTTACCAGTTGCGCTTCGTGGCTGAGCaggtgtcccaccacccgcccgTGTCGGGCTTCTATGCCGAGTGCCTCGAGAGGCGGATGTGCGTCAACACCCACGTGTGGACCAAGAGCAAGTTCATGGGCATGTCCATCGGGGTGTCCATGATCGGGGAAG GCTGCCTGTACCTGCTGGAGCATGACGAGGAGTACATGTTCACGCTGCCCTGTGCCTACGCCCGTTCCATCCTTACCGTGCCCTGGGTGGAATTGGGGGGAAAGGTAAATGTGAACTGCACCAAGTCGGGATACTCCGCAGTCATCACCTTCCAGACCAAGCCCTTCTACGGAGGCAAACTGCACAA GGTGACGGCGGAGGTAAAGCACAACGCCACCAACGCCGTGGTGTGCCGCGTGCAGGGCGAGTGGAACGGCGTGCTCGAGTTCAGCTACCAGAATGGCGACACGCGCATGGTGGACGTCACCAAGCTGCCCGTCACCAAGAAGCGCGTGCGCCCCAACGACAAGCAAGGACCAACTGAATCAAG GCGCCTGTGGCAGCACGTGACTGAGTCGCTGCGTCAGAAGGACATTGAGAAGGCCACGGAGTACAAGAGgatcctggaggagagacagaggaccgAGGAGAGACACCGCACTGAGACCGAGACCCCATGGAGGACCAGATATTTTGAAAGCGAG
- the LOC139566353 gene encoding oxysterol-binding protein-related protein 11-like isoform X3 produces the protein MENIDGYLMKYTNLVTGWQYRFFVLNNEAGLLEYFVNEQSRPQKPRGTLPLAGAVISPSDEDSHTFTVNAISGEQYKLRATDAKERQHWVSRLQICTQHHTEAMGKSNPPPKSRSYSMASQGSASSPLSQRRPSQLQNQNAASFFSMTQLHKGSSLYSSKRSLLPDHLLDAREMMTQAQGQHRDLIQTIEGLPPAAGPLSPLDQDLLMLKATSMATMNCLNDCLHILQLQQLARQRSSLGGPTIEWLEPKLPDILKNGGPLDSFSTKGGLLEGGLLELSATEPCSFSGEEIDGEDEVEDAFTEKEEELVAVEEERSVVLHLLSQLKLGMDLTRVVLPTFILEKRSLLEMYADFMSHPDLFVAITDGQGPEERMVRFVEYYLTSFHEGRKDAIAKKPYNPIIGESFHCSWKVPRSGEPAKDAPSLSSPPQGSPTTEGEDSSYQLRFVAEQVSHHPPVSGFYAECLERRMCVNTHVWTKSKFMGMSIGVSMIGEGCLYLLEHDEEYMFTLPCAYARSILTVPWVELGGKVNVNCTKSGYSAVITFQTKPFYGGKLHKVTAEVKHNATNAVVCRVQGEWNGVLEFSYQNGDTRMVDVTKLPVTKKRVRPNDKQGPTESRRLWQHVTESLRQKDIEKATEYKRILEERQRTEERHRTETETPWRTRYFESEGEGWMYHKPLWKTPTLKT, from the exons ATGGAAAATATTGATGGTTACCTGATGAAATACACCAACCTGGTAACAGGATGGCAATATAG GTTCTTTGTCCTCAACAATGAGGCAGGGTTGTTGGAGTACTTTGTCAATGAGCAGTCCAGGCCCCAGAAACCTCGCGGGACACTCCCCTTGGCAGGGGCGGTCATATCCCCCAGCGACGAGGACTCCCACACCTTCACGGTCAATGCCATAAGTGGGGAACAATACAAGCTCcgag CCACGGATGCCAAAGAGAGACAGCATTGGGTGAGCCGGCTGCAGATCTGCACGCAACACCACACTGAGGCCATGGGGAAG AGTAACCCTCCGCCCAAGTCTCGCAGCTACTCCATGGCGTCTCAAGGGAGCGCCAGCTCGCCCCTGTCCCAGCGCAGGCCGAGCCAGCTCCAGAACCAGAACGCTGCCTCCTTCTTCAGCATGACTCAGCTCCACAAGGGCTCCTCGCTGTACTCCTCCAAGAGGTCCCTGCTGCCCGACCATCTGCTTGACGCCAGAGAG ATGATGACCCAGGCCCAGGGCCAGCACCGAGACCTGATCCAGACCATCGAGGGCCTGCCCCCGGCCGCGGGCCCCCTCTCCCCGCTGGACCAGGACCTGCTGATGCTCAAGGCCACCTCCATGGCCACCATGAACTGCCTCAACGATTGCCTGCACATCCTGCAGCTGCAGCAGCTGGCCCGCCAGAGGAGCTCCCTGGGAG GGCCCACAATCGAGTGGCTGGAGCCCAAGCTGCCGGACATCCTGAAGAACGGCGGGCCCTTGGACAGCTTCAGCACCAAGGGAGGGCTGCTGGAGGGCGGCCTCCTGGAGCTGAGTGCCACGGAGCCCTGCAGTTTCTCTGGG GAGGAGATTGACGGGGAGGACGAGGTGGAGGACGCATTCACGGAAAAGGAGGAGGAACTGGTGGCGGTGGAGGAGGAGCGCAGTGTTGTCCTACACCTGCTCTCGCAGCTCAAGCTGGGGATGGACCTCACGCGG GTGGTGCTGCCCACCTTCATCCTGGAGAAGCGCTCCTTGCTAGAGATGTACGCTGACTTCATGTCCCACCCGGACCTGTTCGTAGCCATCACAGACGGCCAAGGGCCCGAGGAGCGCATGGTGCGCTTCGTCGAGTACTACCTCACCTCCTTCCACGAAGGCCGCAAGGACGCCATCGCCAAGAAGCCCTACAACCCCATCATCGGCGAGAGCTTCCACTGCTCCTGGAAGGTGCCCAGGTCCGGGGAACCCGCCAAGGATGCcccctcgctctcctctcctccccagggaAGCCCCACCACCGAGGGGGAGGACAGCAGTTACCAGTTGCGCTTCGTGGCTGAGCaggtgtcccaccacccgcccgTGTCGGGCTTCTATGCCGAGTGCCTCGAGAGGCGGATGTGCGTCAACACCCACGTGTGGACCAAGAGCAAGTTCATGGGCATGTCCATCGGGGTGTCCATGATCGGGGAAG GCTGCCTGTACCTGCTGGAGCATGACGAGGAGTACATGTTCACGCTGCCCTGTGCCTACGCCCGTTCCATCCTTACCGTGCCCTGGGTGGAATTGGGGGGAAAGGTAAATGTGAACTGCACCAAGTCGGGATACTCCGCAGTCATCACCTTCCAGACCAAGCCCTTCTACGGAGGCAAACTGCACAA GGTGACGGCGGAGGTAAAGCACAACGCCACCAACGCCGTGGTGTGCCGCGTGCAGGGCGAGTGGAACGGCGTGCTCGAGTTCAGCTACCAGAATGGCGACACGCGCATGGTGGACGTCACCAAGCTGCCCGTCACCAAGAAGCGCGTGCGCCCCAACGACAAGCAAGGACCAACTGAATCAAG GCGCCTGTGGCAGCACGTGACTGAGTCGCTGCGTCAGAAGGACATTGAGAAGGCCACGGAGTACAAGAGgatcctggaggagagacagaggaccgAGGAGAGACACCGCACTGAGACCGAGACCCCATGGAGGACCAGATATTTTGAAAGCGAG